In one Tripterygium wilfordii isolate XIE 37 chromosome 22, ASM1340144v1, whole genome shotgun sequence genomic region, the following are encoded:
- the LOC119992014 gene encoding BTB/POZ domain-containing protein At1g67900-like, with translation MKFMKLGSRPDTFYTFEAVRSVSSEVSSDLIIEVKGSRYLLHKFPLLSKCLRLQRLCSESTESSSHQLVQLPDFPGGVEAFELCAKFCYGITITLCAYNIVPARCAAEYLQMTEDVEKGNLIYKIEVFFNSCILQGWKDSIVTLQSTSAFPLSSEDLGITSRCIESIASKVFTHPSKVSLSHSPSRRLRDNVSCNGAESQRHNQAIKGWWAEDIAELGIELYWRTMIAIKSSGRVPSNLIGDALKIYASRWLPNISHIDGSVYKQKVSDSDSDSDSAIKINSKHRLLLESIVSLLPGEKGAVSCSFLLKLIKASNILNDASSSKIELARRVGLQLEEARVSDLLIPSLSYKNDTLYDVDIVLTILEEFMLQGQSPPTSPPRSKLGFERRRSRSAENIDFKLQGSRRSSSASHRSKLKGAKLVDGYLREIARDVNLPLSKFIAVAESIPEFSRLDHDDLYRAIDIYLKAHPDLNKKERKRLCRILDCKKLSMDACMHAAQNEFLPLRVVVQVLFFEQARATMNGGKVTELPSKIKALLAANGIDPSRPTAPLSTTTTSIPADDQRSVSGLKSPYSRTSTLKMKLAEDDDLDMNDMNPDGIGRSSKFKALCAIPTQPKRMFSKLMSVNRNPSEKK, from the exons ATGAAGTTTATGAAACTCGGATCTCGGCCAGACACCTTTTACACTTTTGAGGCTGTAAG GTCTGTTTCCTCTGAAGTTTCTAGTGACCTCATAATTGAAGTGAAAGGAAGTAGATATTTGCTTCACAAG TTCCCTCTGCTGTCCAAGTGTTTGCGTCTGCAGAGGCTATGCTCTGAATCAACTGAATCTTCAAGCCACCAATTAGTCCAACTCCCTGATTTTCCTGGTGGAGTTGAGGCATTTGAACTGTGTGCGAAGTTCTGTTATGGTATCACAATCACTCTCTGTGCCTACAACATTGTACCAGCACGATGTGCTGCCGAGTACTTGCAGATGACTGAGGATGTTGAGAAAGGGAACTTGATATACAAAATTGAAGTCTTCTTCAACTCCTGCATCCTTCAAGGATGGAAGGATTCTATTGTCACCCTACAAAGTACAAGCGCCTTTCCATTGTCATCAGAGGACCTTGGAATCACTAGCAGATGCATTGAATCAATTGCCTCAAAAGTCTTTACACACCCATCAAAGGTGAGTTTGTCACATAGTCCTTCCAGAAGGCTTCGGGACAATGTTTCGTGTAACGGAGCAGAGAGCCAGAGACATAACCAGGCAATCAAGGGTTGGTGGGCTGAGGATATTGCAGAATTGGGGATAGAACTTTATTGGAGAACCATGATAGCTATTAAATCTAGTGGAAGAGTACCCTCCAATCTCATTGGAGACGCATTGAAAATCTATGCATCTAGATGGCTACCCAATATATCACATATAGATGGGAGTGTTTATAAGCAAAAGGTAAGTGATTCCGATTCCGATTCTGATTCTGCaatcaaaataaattcaaagcATAGGCTGCTACTGGAATCAATTGTTAGTTTGTTACCGGGAGAAAAAGGCGCTGTTTCTTGCAGTTTCCTTCTTAAACTCATAAAGGCGTCCAATATTCTTAATGATGCTTCTTCATCAAAGATAGAATTAGCAAGAAGGGTTGGACTTCAATTAGAGGAAGCACGAGTCAGTGATCTGTTAATACCTTCACTGTCATACAAAAATGATACTTTGTATGATGTAGATATAGTTTTGACAATATTGGAGGAGTTCATGTTACAAGGGCAGAGTCCACCTACTAGCCCTCCAAGATCCAAGCTTGGGTTTGAGAGGAGAAGGTCAAGGTCTGCGGAGAATATTGATTTCAAGCTTCAAGGGAGTAGGAGATCTTCCTCAGCATCACATAGGTCAAAACTGAAGGGGGCAAAGCTTGTGGATGGATATCTTCGGGAGATTGCGAGGGACGTAAATTTGCCTCTATCGAAGTTTATTGCAGTTGCAGAATCCATCCCTGAATTCTCAAGGCTTGACCATGATGACCTCTACAGAGCCATTGACATCTATCTCAAG GCACATCCAGATTtaaacaagaaagaaaggaaaaggttGTGTCGAATCTTGGACTGCAAAAAGCTGTCTATGGATGCCTGCATGCATGCTGCACAAAATGAGTTTCTTCCACTAAGGGTAGTGGTACAAGTTCTCTTCTTTGAGCAAGCTAGAGCCACCATGAATGGTGGCAAAGTGACCGAGCTTCCAAGCAAAATCAAGGCACTTCTGGCCGCTAACGGGATTGACCCTTCAAGGCCTACAGCACCATTAAGCACTACTACTACTTCCATTCCAGCAGACGATCAGCGGAGTGTCTCGGGCCTTAAATCACCATACTCAAGAACATCAACTTTAAAAATGAAGCTGGCCGAAGACGATGATTTGGACATGAATGACATGAACCCGGATGGAATTGGAAGATCTTCCAAGTTTAAGGCTTTATGTGCTATTCCAACGCAACCCAAAAGAATGTTCAGTAAGTTAATGTCTGTGAATAGAAATCCTAGTGAGAAAAAATGA
- the LOC119990629 gene encoding beta-1,4-mannosyl-glycoprotein 4-beta-N-acetylglucosaminyltransferase-like, whose translation MWWMMSENGGYYCSKKTDDICGDVCGQESSRGLSMSRIRCILRGMDLKTYLLLFVLVPTCIFGIYLHGQKISYFMRPIWESPPKPFHDIPHYYHEKVSMENLCKLHGWGIRDYPRRVYDAVLFSNELDLLTIRWKELYPYITQFVILESNSTFTGLPKPLVFASHREEFKFVEPRLTYGTVGGRFKKGENPFVEEAYQRVALDQLLKIAGISDDDLLIMSDVDEIPSRHTINLLRWCDDIPQVLHLRLKNYLYSFEFLVDNNSWRASVHRYQAGKTRYAHYRQTDDILADAGWHCSFCFRHINEFIFKMKAYSHFDRVRFFRYLNPDRVQRVICKGADLFDMLPEEYTFKEIIGKMGPIPHSFSAVHLPSYLLENAEKLKFLLPGNCLRESG comes from the exons ATGTGGTGGATGATGAGTGAGAATGGGGGGTATTACTGCTCGAAGAAGACCGATGATATATGCGGCGATGTTTGTGGCCAG GAATCAAGCAGAGGTTTGAGCATGTCTAGAATTCGCTGCATCCTTCGTGGTATGGATTTGAAGACCTATCTACTTCTATTCGTCCTTGTCCCAACATGCATATTTGGTATTTATTTACATGGGCAAAAGATATCATATTTCATGCGTCCGATATGGGAATCGCCGCCCAAGCCATTCCATGATATCCCACACTACTATCATGAGAAAGTGTCCATGGAAAACCTCTGTAAACTCCATGGTTGGGGGATACGCGACTACCCAAGGCGTGTTTATGATGCAGTGTTGTTCAGTAACGAGTTGGACCTTCTTACGATACGATGGAAAGAACTCTATCCATATATAACCCAGTTTGTTATTCTCGAGTCTAATTCAACATTTACTGGGTTGCCAAAGCCTCTTGTCTTTGCAAGCCACCGAGAAGAGTTTAAATTTGTTGAGCCTAGATTGACTTACGGAACTGTTGGTGGAAGATTTAAGAAAGGTGAAAACCCTTTTGTTGAGGAGGCATACCAGCGAGTGGCACTGGACCAGCTTCTCAAAATAGCAGGTATTTCTGATGATGACTTGCTGATAATGTCGGACGTGGATGAGATACCAAGCAGACATACTATCAATCTTCTAAGATGGTGTGACGACATACCACAGGTCCTTCATCTTCGGTTGAAGAATTATCTCTATTCTTTTGAGTTTCTTGTCGATAACAATAGCTGGAGAGCTTCAGTACACAGATACCAGGCTGGTAAAACTAGGTATGCGCATTATCGCCAGACAGATGATATCTTGGCAGATGCAGGGTGGCACTGTAGTTTTTGCTTTCGGCATATCAATGAATTTATCTTTAAGATGAAGGCTTACAGCCATTTTGATAGGGTGAGGTTCTTTCGTTACCTGAACCCTGATAGAGTTCAGAGAGTAATCTGCAAGGGGGCCGATTTATTTGACATGCTTCCCGAGGAGTACACATTTAAGGAAATCATTGGAAAGATGGGACCGATTCCTCATTCTTTCTCAGCAGTTCACCTCCCATCATATCTCTTGGAGAATGCAGAAAAGCTTAAATTTCTCTTGCCTGGAAACTGCTTACGGGAAAGTGGGTGA